From the Rhodococcus sp. NBC_00297 genome, one window contains:
- a CDS encoding DUF3558 domain-containing protein, translating into MNSVRWAGVAAVVLLGLTGCGSDSDAATDDAPSTSASQGPGPFFSVCGGLSDEEVRTAFAVPSFAIVTRNSVGCEWEVSGPTGPSVSFSWYRGSPIGRERMGSELIGRPAADIEIEGRPGFEARSENATGVTYLCENGLQYGDDFVHFSVMYADSAPTADPCAVAESLMTLVAERAQ; encoded by the coding sequence ATGAACTCCGTGCGGTGGGCCGGCGTGGCAGCAGTGGTGCTGCTCGGGCTCACCGGTTGCGGATCCGACTCCGACGCCGCCACCGACGACGCGCCGTCCACGTCCGCGTCGCAGGGACCCGGCCCGTTCTTCAGCGTCTGCGGCGGTCTGTCCGACGAGGAGGTCCGCACTGCGTTCGCCGTGCCGTCGTTCGCGATCGTGACCCGCAACTCGGTGGGCTGCGAGTGGGAGGTGTCGGGTCCGACCGGCCCTTCTGTCAGCTTCTCCTGGTACCGCGGGAGCCCGATCGGGCGTGAGCGCATGGGGTCGGAACTGATCGGCCGACCGGCAGCGGACATCGAGATCGAGGGTCGGCCGGGGTTCGAGGCGCGATCCGAGAACGCGACGGGTGTGACGTACCTCTGCGAGAACGGTCTGCAGTACGGCGACGACTTCGTCCACTTCTCCGTCATGTACGCCGACAGCGCTCCCACCGCGGATCCGTGCGCCGTCGCCGAGAGTCTGATGACGCTCGTCGCGGAGCGCGCGCAGTGA
- the fusA gene encoding elongation factor G, giving the protein MAQDVLTDLNKVRNIGIMAHIDAGKTTTTERILFYTGISYKIGEVHDGAATMDWMEQEQERGITITSAATTCFWNDNQINIIDTPGHVDFTVEVERSLRVLDGAVAVFDGKEGVEPQSEQVWRQADKYDVPRICFVNKMDKLGADFYFTVQTIKDRLGAKPLVIQLPIGAEDSFEGIVDLIEMNAKVWRGETKLGETYETVEIPEELKERAEQYRTELLETVAESDEALLEKHFSGDELTIDEVKTAIRKMTVNSELYPILCGSAFKNKGVQPMLDAVIDYLPSPLDVAETIGHAVGDEEKELTRKPSADEPFAALAFKIATHPFFGKLTYVRVYSGKVDSGSQVINSTKGKKERLGKLFQMHSNKENPVATASAGHIYAVIGLKDTTTGDTLCDPQNQIILESMTFPDPVIQVSIEPKTKSDQEKLGTAIQKLAEEDPTFSVKLDEETGQTVIGGMGELHLDILVDRMRREFKVEANVGKPQVAYRETITKIVEKQEFTHKKQTGGSGQFAKVIIGLEPFIGEDGATYEFENKVSGGRIPREYIPSVDAGAQDAMQYGVLAGYPLVNVKLILLDGAYHDVDSSEMAFKIAGSQAFKEAARKAGPVILEPLMAVEVITPEEYMGDVIGDVNSRRGQIQAMEERSGARVVKALVPLSEMFGYIGDLRSRTQGRANYSMVFDSYAEVPSNVSKEIIAKATGE; this is encoded by the coding sequence GTGGCACAGGACGTGCTGACCGACCTGAACAAGGTCCGCAACATCGGCATCATGGCCCACATCGATGCCGGTAAGACCACCACTACCGAGCGCATCCTCTTCTACACCGGTATCTCGTACAAGATCGGTGAGGTCCATGACGGCGCAGCCACCATGGACTGGATGGAGCAGGAGCAGGAGCGTGGCATCACCATCACGTCTGCTGCCACGACGTGCTTCTGGAACGACAACCAGATCAACATCATCGACACCCCCGGGCACGTCGACTTCACGGTCGAGGTGGAGCGTTCGCTCCGCGTCCTCGACGGTGCCGTCGCCGTGTTCGACGGCAAGGAGGGCGTCGAGCCCCAGTCCGAGCAGGTGTGGCGTCAGGCCGACAAGTACGACGTGCCGCGCATCTGTTTCGTCAACAAGATGGACAAGCTCGGTGCGGACTTCTACTTCACCGTGCAGACCATCAAGGATCGCCTCGGCGCCAAGCCGTTGGTCATCCAGTTGCCGATCGGCGCAGAGGACAGCTTCGAGGGCATCGTCGACCTGATCGAGATGAACGCGAAGGTCTGGCGCGGAGAGACGAAGCTCGGCGAGACCTACGAGACCGTCGAGATCCCCGAGGAGCTGAAGGAGCGGGCCGAGCAGTACCGCACCGAGCTGCTCGAGACCGTCGCCGAGTCCGACGAGGCACTGCTGGAGAAGCACTTCAGCGGTGACGAGCTGACCATCGACGAGGTCAAGACCGCGATTCGCAAGATGACGGTCAACTCCGAGCTGTACCCGATCCTGTGCGGTTCCGCGTTCAAGAACAAGGGCGTCCAGCCCATGCTCGACGCGGTCATCGACTACCTCCCGTCCCCGCTCGACGTCGCCGAGACCATCGGTCACGCCGTGGGCGACGAGGAGAAGGAACTCACCCGCAAGCCGTCCGCCGACGAGCCGTTCGCGGCGCTCGCGTTCAAGATCGCGACGCACCCGTTCTTCGGCAAGCTGACGTACGTGCGCGTGTACTCGGGCAAGGTCGACTCCGGCTCGCAGGTCATCAACTCGACCAAGGGCAAGAAGGAGCGTCTGGGCAAGCTCTTCCAGATGCACTCCAACAAGGAGAACCCGGTCGCGACCGCCAGCGCCGGCCACATCTACGCCGTGATCGGTCTGAAGGACACGACGACGGGTGACACGCTCTGCGATCCGCAGAACCAGATCATCCTCGAGTCGATGACGTTCCCGGACCCGGTCATCCAGGTGTCGATCGAGCCGAAGACGAAGTCCGACCAGGAGAAGCTCGGCACGGCCATCCAGAAGCTGGCCGAAGAGGACCCGACCTTCTCGGTCAAGCTCGACGAGGAGACCGGCCAGACCGTCATCGGCGGCATGGGCGAGCTCCACCTCGACATCCTCGTCGACCGCATGCGTCGCGAGTTCAAGGTCGAGGCCAACGTCGGCAAGCCGCAGGTGGCCTACCGCGAGACGATCACCAAGATCGTCGAGAAGCAGGAGTTCACCCACAAGAAGCAGACGGGTGGCTCCGGCCAGTTCGCGAAGGTCATCATCGGCCTCGAGCCCTTCATCGGCGAGGACGGCGCGACCTACGAGTTCGAGAACAAGGTTTCCGGCGGTCGTATCCCGCGCGAGTACATCCCGTCCGTGGATGCCGGCGCGCAGGACGCGATGCAGTACGGCGTTCTCGCCGGCTACCCGCTGGTGAACGTCAAGCTGATCCTGCTCGACGGCGCGTACCACGACGTCGACTCGTCCGAGATGGCGTTCAAGATCGCGGGTTCGCAGGCCTTCAAGGAAGCTGCCCGCAAGGCCGGTCCGGTCATCCTCGAACCGCTCATGGCGGTCGAGGTGATCACGCCCGAGGAGTACATGGGCGACGTGATCGGCGATGTGAACTCCCGCCGTGGCCAGATCCAGGCCATGGAGGAACGCAGTGGTGCCCGTGTCGTCAAGGCGCTGGTTCCGCTGTCGGAGATGTTCGGTTACATCGGTGACCTGCGGTCTCGCACCCAGGGCCGAGCGAACTACTCCATGGTCTTCGACTCCTACGCAGAGGTTCCCTCGAACGTCTCGAAGGAGATCATCGCGAAGGCCACCGGAGAATAG
- a CDS encoding acyl-CoA dehydrogenase family protein, whose protein sequence is MSFIETDEQKSLRAAVAGLGKRHNYIDYVLPKARKGEALTELWHEAGQLGFLGVNLPEEYGGGGAGIYELALVQEEMSSFGAGLLLVVVSPAICGTIIAKYGTPEQKQSWLPRLSDGSAIMAFGITEPDAGSNSHQITTTARRDGDEWVLRGSKIYISGVDQADAVLIVSRTEDAKTGKLKPALFIVPTDAPGLNKTQMRMDIIEPDHQFTLFLDDVRLPAEALVGEPDAALMQLFAGLNPERILGAAMAVGMGRYALDAAVKYANERTVWKSPIGAHQGIAHPLAQCKIELELAKLMMQKAAVLYDSGDDFGAAEAANMAKYAAAEASIKAIDQAIQTHGGAGLTEEYGLASMLGAARIARVAPVSREMILNFVSQHSLGLPKSY, encoded by the coding sequence ATGAGCTTCATCGAGACGGACGAGCAGAAGAGCCTCCGCGCCGCGGTGGCCGGACTGGGCAAGCGCCACAACTACATCGACTACGTGCTGCCCAAGGCACGCAAGGGTGAGGCACTCACCGAACTGTGGCACGAGGCCGGGCAGTTGGGCTTCCTCGGGGTGAACCTCCCCGAGGAGTACGGCGGCGGCGGTGCCGGCATCTACGAGCTCGCACTGGTCCAGGAGGAGATGTCCTCGTTCGGTGCGGGCCTGCTGCTCGTGGTCGTCAGCCCGGCGATCTGCGGCACCATCATCGCGAAGTACGGCACCCCCGAGCAGAAGCAGTCCTGGCTGCCCCGCCTCTCGGACGGCTCCGCGATCATGGCGTTCGGCATCACCGAGCCCGACGCCGGCTCCAACTCCCACCAGATCACCACCACCGCGCGACGCGACGGTGACGAGTGGGTGCTGCGCGGCAGCAAGATCTACATTTCCGGCGTCGACCAGGCCGACGCGGTGCTCATCGTCTCCCGTACGGAGGACGCGAAGACCGGGAAGCTGAAGCCGGCGCTGTTCATCGTGCCGACCGATGCACCGGGCCTGAACAAGACGCAGATGCGCATGGACATCATCGAGCCCGATCATCAGTTCACGCTGTTCCTCGACGACGTCCGGCTGCCGGCCGAGGCGCTGGTCGGTGAGCCCGACGCGGCGTTGATGCAGTTGTTCGCGGGTCTCAACCCCGAGCGCATCCTCGGTGCGGCGATGGCCGTCGGCATGGGCCGCTACGCCCTCGACGCCGCCGTGAAGTACGCGAACGAGCGCACCGTGTGGAAGAGCCCCATCGGGGCGCACCAGGGAATCGCGCATCCGTTGGCGCAATGCAAGATCGAGCTCGAACTGGCGAAGCTGATGATGCAGAAGGCCGCGGTGCTCTACGACAGCGGTGACGATTTCGGTGCGGCGGAAGCGGCCAACATGGCGAAGTACGCGGCCGCCGAGGCCAGCATCAAGGCCATCGACCAGGCCATCCAGACGCACGGCGGCGCAGGCCTGACCGAGGAGTACGGCCTCGCGTCCATGCTCGGTGCGGCGCGCATCGCCCGCGTGGCTCCCGTCAGTCGGGAGATGATCCTGAACTTCGTGTCCCAGCACTCGCTGGGCCTGCCGAAGAGCTACTGA
- the rpsL gene encoding 30S ribosomal protein S12 encodes MPTINQLVRKGRTDKVAKLKTAALKGSPQRRGVCTRVYTTTPKKPNSALRKVARVRLTTSVEVTAYIPGEGHNLQEHSMVLVRGGRVKDLPGVRYKIIRGSLDTQGVKNRKQARSKYGAKKEKS; translated from the coding sequence ATGCCAACAATCAACCAGCTGGTCCGCAAGGGTCGCACCGACAAGGTCGCGAAGCTGAAGACCGCTGCCCTGAAGGGCAGCCCGCAGCGCCGTGGTGTGTGCACTCGCGTGTACACCACCACCCCGAAGAAGCCGAACTCCGCGCTTCGTAAGGTCGCTCGCGTCCGCCTGACCACGTCCGTCGAGGTCACCGCCTACATCCCCGGTGAGGGCCACAACCTGCAGGAGCACTCCATGGTGCTCGTGCGCGGTGGTCGTGTGAAGGACCTCCCGGGTGTCCGTTACAAGATCATCCGTGGCTCGCTCGACACGCAGGGCGTGAAGAACCGCAAGCAGGCTCGCAGCAAGTACGGCGCCAAGAAGGAGAAGAGCTGA
- a CDS encoding DUF3558 domain-containing protein, whose protein sequence is MRAGRVLAALSVTAVLAGCGSTIEGTPVAAGVSGADGEFRSLLEECDTVTPEQIADVVGGDAIDQGFIGAICRWDLTGPGGAVKVTFDWFETGSLAAEREANERMGWTVSDVEVSSRKALEIRQPDDPASCGVAAQSPDSGVIGWWVQYRPGNPTDPCESATRLMQLSLNLSA, encoded by the coding sequence GTGAGGGCCGGACGCGTTCTGGCGGCGCTGTCGGTCACCGCGGTGCTCGCCGGATGCGGGTCGACCATCGAGGGCACGCCCGTGGCGGCGGGCGTGAGTGGCGCGGACGGCGAGTTCCGCTCGCTCCTCGAGGAGTGCGACACGGTGACGCCGGAGCAGATCGCCGACGTCGTGGGCGGCGACGCCATCGACCAGGGCTTCATCGGGGCCATCTGCCGGTGGGACCTGACCGGCCCGGGCGGCGCGGTCAAGGTGACGTTCGACTGGTTCGAGACGGGGTCGCTCGCGGCCGAGCGCGAGGCGAACGAACGTATGGGGTGGACGGTGAGCGACGTCGAGGTGTCCTCGCGGAAGGCCCTCGAGATCCGTCAACCGGACGATCCGGCATCGTGCGGCGTGGCGGCGCAGTCGCCCGATTCCGGGGTCATCGGCTGGTGGGTGCAGTATCGGCCGGGGAACCCGACCGACCCCTGTGAGTCGGCCACGCGGTTGATGCAGCTGTCGCTCAATCTGTCGGCGTGA
- the tuf gene encoding elongation factor Tu: protein MAKAKFDRTKPHVNIGTIGHVDHGKTTLTAAITKVLHDKFPDLNEASAFDQIDKAPEEKARGITINISHVEYQTEKRHYAHVDAPGHADYIKNMITGAAQMDGAILVVAATDGPMPQTREHVLLARQVGVPYILVALNKADMVDDDEIIELVEMEVRELLAAQEFDEDAPVVKVSALKALEGDEKWAESVLELMQAVDDSVPDPVRETEKPFLMPVEDVFTITGRGTVVTGRIERGSVNVNEDVEIVGIKEKSTKTTVTGIEMFRKLLDSGQAGDNVGLLVRGIKREDVERGQVVVKPGTTTPHTEFEGQAYILSKDEGGRHTPFFNNYRPQFYFRTTDVTGVVTLPEGTEMVMPGDNTEMSVVLIQPVAMDEGLRFAIREGGRTVGAGRVTKINK from the coding sequence GTGGCCAAGGCGAAGTTCGATCGGACCAAGCCGCACGTCAACATCGGCACCATCGGTCACGTTGACCACGGTAAGACGACGCTGACGGCTGCAATCACCAAGGTTCTGCACGACAAGTTCCCGGACCTGAACGAGGCGTCGGCCTTCGACCAGATCGACAAGGCTCCGGAGGAGAAGGCTCGTGGTATCACGATCAACATCTCCCACGTCGAGTACCAGACCGAGAAGCGTCACTACGCACACGTCGACGCTCCCGGCCACGCCGACTACATCAAGAACATGATCACCGGCGCGGCACAGATGGACGGCGCGATCCTCGTCGTCGCAGCGACCGACGGCCCCATGCCCCAGACGCGCGAGCATGTCCTGCTCGCTCGCCAGGTCGGCGTGCCGTACATCCTCGTCGCGCTGAACAAGGCCGACATGGTGGACGACGACGAGATCATCGAGCTCGTCGAGATGGAGGTGCGCGAGCTCCTCGCCGCACAGGAGTTCGACGAGGACGCTCCCGTCGTCAAGGTCTCCGCTCTCAAGGCCCTCGAGGGCGACGAGAAGTGGGCCGAGTCGGTTCTCGAGCTCATGCAGGCAGTGGACGACTCGGTTCCGGACCCCGTCCGTGAGACCGAGAAGCCCTTCCTCATGCCCGTCGAGGACGTCTTCACCATCACCGGTCGCGGCACCGTCGTCACCGGCCGTATCGAGCGTGGCTCGGTCAACGTCAACGAGGATGTCGAGATCGTCGGCATCAAGGAGAAGTCGACCAAGACCACGGTCACCGGCATCGAGATGTTCCGCAAGCTGCTCGACTCGGGCCAGGCGGGCGACAACGTCGGCCTCCTCGTCCGCGGCATCAAGCGCGAAGATGTCGAGCGTGGACAGGTCGTCGTCAAGCCCGGCACCACCACTCCCCACACGGAGTTCGAGGGCCAGGCATACATCCTGTCGAAGGACGAGGGCGGTCGCCACACCCCGTTCTTCAACAACTACCGCCCGCAGTTCTACTTCCGTACCACGGACGTGACGGGCGTCGTGACCCTCCCCGAGGGCACCGAGATGGTCATGCCCGGTGACAACACCGAGA
- a CDS encoding acetyl/propionyl/methylcrotonyl-CoA carboxylase subunit alpha, which translates to MTISSVLVANRGEIARRVFTTCRAEGIDTVAVFSDPDSASPHVADADVAVRLPGSASSETYLRGDLIIEAAQRAGADAIHPGYGFLSENAEFARAVQDAGLTWIGPPVKAIESMGSKVESKAMMQSAGVPVLDRLDPASVTQDDLPVLVKASAGGGGRGMRVVRELDALQDEIDAASREALSAFGDATVFCERYLETGRHIEVQVMADRHSTVWAVGERECSIQRRHQKVVEEAPSPLVERVPGMREKLFEAARIATEALDYEGAGTVEFLSDERGNFYFLEMNTRLQVEHPVTECTTGLDLVALQIHVAAGGALPAEQPTTRGHSIEVRLYAEDPARDWQPQSGVVHHVEFDGAREFEVLTRTGLRVDSGIVDGSVVGTHYDPMLAKVISYAPTREQAAGILAKALLRSRIHGVRTNRDLLVTVLRHPAFLAGDTDTAFFATHDLAVLARPLVDDRGVRLSALAAALADATRSRESATVGRSLPSGWRNLASVPQRKTYAVNGTEIVAEYRLSRGTLVTDVDDCALVRAESDRVVLLADGVRREFHVAVHGDAVFVDSSLGPVRLERVPVFVDPSEIVAAGSLLAPMPGSVVRIGAAVGDTVTAGQPILWLEAMKMEHTITAPAAGVLTELTVTVGHQVDVDAVLAVVAAEGDQA; encoded by the coding sequence ATGACCATTTCGTCAGTACTCGTTGCCAACCGCGGCGAGATCGCCCGCCGCGTGTTCACGACCTGCCGCGCCGAGGGCATCGACACGGTCGCCGTGTTCTCCGATCCGGACTCCGCGTCACCGCACGTCGCCGACGCCGACGTCGCCGTCCGGTTGCCCGGTTCCGCGTCGTCGGAGACGTACCTCCGCGGAGACCTGATCATCGAGGCGGCGCAGCGCGCGGGCGCCGACGCGATCCACCCCGGTTACGGGTTCCTGTCCGAGAACGCGGAGTTCGCGCGCGCCGTGCAGGATGCGGGCCTCACCTGGATCGGTCCGCCGGTGAAGGCGATCGAGTCGATGGGGTCGAAGGTCGAGTCCAAGGCCATGATGCAGAGCGCCGGTGTGCCGGTGCTCGATCGGCTCGACCCCGCGTCCGTCACGCAGGACGATCTGCCGGTGCTCGTGAAGGCGTCCGCCGGTGGTGGTGGTCGCGGTATGCGCGTGGTGCGTGAACTCGACGCCCTGCAGGACGAGATCGACGCGGCGTCGCGGGAGGCGCTGTCCGCCTTCGGTGACGCGACGGTCTTCTGCGAGCGCTATCTCGAGACGGGCCGCCACATCGAGGTCCAGGTCATGGCGGACCGCCACAGCACGGTGTGGGCGGTGGGCGAGCGGGAGTGCTCCATCCAACGACGCCACCAGAAGGTGGTCGAGGAGGCGCCGTCTCCGCTCGTCGAGCGCGTTCCGGGTATGCGGGAGAAACTGTTCGAGGCGGCGCGCATCGCCACCGAGGCGCTCGACTACGAGGGGGCCGGCACCGTCGAGTTCCTCAGCGACGAGCGCGGCAACTTCTACTTCCTCGAGATGAACACGCGCCTGCAGGTCGAGCACCCGGTGACCGAGTGCACCACCGGTCTCGATCTGGTGGCACTGCAGATCCACGTCGCCGCGGGCGGCGCGCTCCCGGCCGAGCAGCCCACCACGCGCGGACACTCGATCGAAGTGCGTCTGTACGCGGAGGATCCGGCGCGCGACTGGCAGCCGCAGAGCGGCGTCGTGCACCACGTCGAGTTCGACGGAGCGCGAGAGTTCGAGGTGCTCACGCGAACAGGCCTGCGGGTGGACTCGGGCATCGTCGACGGCAGCGTGGTGGGGACCCACTACGACCCTATGCTCGCCAAGGTGATCTCGTACGCGCCCACCCGGGAGCAGGCGGCCGGAATCCTGGCGAAAGCGTTGCTGCGCTCGCGCATTCACGGGGTGCGCACAAACCGCGACCTGCTCGTCACGGTGCTGAGACACCCCGCGTTCCTCGCGGGCGACACTGACACCGCGTTCTTCGCGACGCACGATCTCGCGGTCCTCGCTCGGCCCCTCGTCGACGACCGGGGTGTGCGGCTGTCCGCACTCGCCGCAGCGCTCGCGGACGCCACCCGATCGAGAGAATCGGCGACGGTGGGCCGATCCCTCCCCAGCGGCTGGCGCAACCTCGCCTCCGTGCCGCAACGCAAGACGTACGCGGTGAACGGCACCGAGATCGTCGCCGAGTACCGGCTGTCGCGCGGAACGCTCGTCACCGACGTCGACGACTGCGCGCTGGTCCGGGCCGAGTCCGACCGGGTGGTGCTGCTGGCCGACGGTGTGCGACGCGAGTTCCACGTCGCGGTCCACGGCGACGCCGTGTTCGTCGACTCGTCGCTCGGACCGGTACGGCTCGAACGGGTTCCGGTGTTCGTCGATCCGAGCGAGATCGTCGCCGCCGGATCGCTGCTGGCACCGATGCCCGGCAGCGTCGTGCGGATCGGTGCTGCCGTCGGCGACACCGTCACCGCCGGCCAACCGATCCTGTGGCTCGAGGCCATGAAGATGGAACACACGATTACCGCACCCGCGGCGGGCGTGCTGACCGAGCTCACGGTCACCGTGGGACACCAGGTGGACGTCGACGCCGTACTGGCGGTCGTCGCAGCAGAAGGAGATCAGGCATGA
- a CDS encoding enoyl-CoA hydratase family protein, whose amino-acid sequence MAGRPEAGRGDGISVRVDRSEGVVTLTLDTPHNRNALSTALVDDLTAGLRDAGADRDVRAVVLTHTGGTFCAGADLTEAGSSVSSRTEQMLTLLRAILETPKPVIGRIDGHVRAGGMGLVGACDLVVAGPKSSFALTEARLGLAASIVSLTVVPRMTSRAASRYFLTTETFGAHEAEAIGLVTEAAADTGATVAELVAAIRPSSPQGLAASKRLTTAAMLEEFDRRGADLAEESARLFASDEAREGMMAFLQKRSPSWAAPAESSGAAVGKET is encoded by the coding sequence ATGGCGGGCAGGCCGGAGGCCGGTCGGGGCGACGGAATATCTGTGCGGGTCGATCGGTCGGAGGGCGTGGTGACTCTGACCCTCGACACCCCGCACAATCGCAACGCCCTCTCCACCGCCCTGGTCGACGACCTGACGGCGGGGCTCCGCGACGCGGGCGCGGATCGCGACGTCCGCGCCGTGGTCCTCACCCACACCGGCGGAACATTCTGTGCAGGTGCCGATCTCACGGAGGCGGGCAGTTCCGTCTCCTCGCGCACCGAGCAGATGCTGACGCTGCTGCGGGCGATCCTCGAGACGCCGAAGCCGGTGATCGGCAGGATCGACGGGCATGTGCGTGCCGGCGGTATGGGCCTCGTGGGCGCGTGCGATCTGGTGGTGGCCGGGCCGAAGAGTTCGTTCGCGCTGACGGAGGCGCGGCTGGGGTTGGCCGCGTCCATCGTCTCCTTGACGGTGGTGCCGAGGATGACCTCGCGTGCGGCGAGCCGGTACTTCCTGACGACGGAGACGTTCGGCGCGCACGAGGCGGAGGCCATCGGGCTCGTCACCGAGGCTGCGGCCGACACCGGGGCCACGGTGGCCGAACTCGTCGCGGCGATTCGTCCGTCGTCACCGCAGGGTCTCGCGGCGTCGAAACGCCTCACCACCGCCGCGATGCTCGAGGAGTTCGACCGCCGGGGCGCGGACCTGGCGGAGGAGTCCGCGAGGCTGTTCGCATCGGACGAGGCGCGGGAGGGGATGATGGCCTTTCTGCAGAAGCGCAGCCCGTCGTGGGCCGCACCGGCGGAGTCGTCCGGCGCCGCTGTGGGGAAGGAGACGTGA
- a CDS encoding TetR/AcrR family transcriptional regulator, producing MTVPTRHRVGDTRSPKQDRSRATRLRLLESTIDALATEGWAATTVAVVAERAGVSRGATQHHFPTREDLITAALEYMFDTRMGEARAESSALPQGAGRTEAVVTRLVDYYTSPIFRAALQVWTAAAADPEMRARVLPLEEKFGRVAHRTAVDHLGADDSDPRTHRLVQATLDLARGLGLADVLSDDSRRRAEIVKVWASVLDASLALDATTTTASTSEPS from the coding sequence ATGACCGTGCCCACTCGTCACCGGGTCGGTGACACCCGCAGCCCGAAGCAGGATCGCAGCCGCGCCACGCGACTGCGTCTGCTCGAGTCCACGATCGACGCGCTCGCCACCGAGGGATGGGCGGCGACGACGGTCGCCGTCGTGGCCGAGCGGGCCGGCGTCTCTCGCGGTGCCACCCAGCATCACTTCCCGACGCGGGAGGACCTCATCACCGCGGCGCTCGAGTACATGTTCGACACGCGCATGGGGGAGGCGCGAGCCGAGAGCAGTGCGCTCCCGCAGGGCGCCGGGCGGACCGAGGCCGTGGTCACCCGGCTGGTCGACTACTACACGAGCCCCATCTTCCGTGCCGCGCTGCAGGTCTGGACCGCCGCGGCCGCGGATCCCGAGATGCGTGCCCGGGTCCTGCCTCTCGAGGAGAAGTTCGGTCGCGTGGCGCACCGCACGGCGGTCGATCACCTCGGCGCCGACGACAGTGATCCGCGCACCCACCGACTCGTGCAGGCCACCCTCGACCTGGCCCGCGGGCTCGGTCTCGCCGACGTGCTCAGCGACGACTCGCGCCGCCGCGCCGAGATCGTGAAGGTGTGGGCCTCGGTGCTCGACGCCTCCCTGGCCCTCGACGCCACCACTACCACCGCGAGTACGTCCGAACCGTCGTGA
- the rpsG gene encoding 30S ribosomal protein S7, with amino-acid sequence MPRKGPAPKRPLINDPVYGSPLVTQLVNKILLDGKKSTAERIVYQALEQAREKTGTDPVVTLKRALDNVKPALEVRSRRVGGATYQVPVEVRPGRSTTLALRWLVSFSRARREKTMVERLANELLDASNGLGAAVKRREDTHKMAEANKAFAHYRW; translated from the coding sequence ATGCCACGTAAAGGCCCAGCACCCAAGCGCCCGCTGATCAACGATCCCGTCTACGGTTCGCCGCTGGTCACCCAGCTGGTCAACAAGATCCTGCTGGACGGCAAGAAGTCGACCGCGGAGCGCATCGTGTACCAGGCTCTCGAGCAGGCACGCGAGAAGACGGGCACCGATCCCGTCGTGACGCTCAAGCGCGCACTGGACAATGTCAAGCCGGCCCTCGAGGTCCGCAGCCGTCGTGTCGGTGGCGCCACCTACCAGGTTCCGGTCGAGGTTCGTCCGGGCCGCTCCACCACGCTGGCTCTGCGCTGGCTCGTCTCGTTCTCCCGCGCTCGTCGCGAGAAGACGATGGTCGAGCGTCTGGCCAACGAACTCCTCGATGCCAGCAACGGTCTCGGCGCAGCAGTCAAGCGTCGCGAGGACACGCACAAGATGGCGGAAGCCAACAAGGCATTCGCGCACTACCGCTGGTGA